One stretch of Arachis duranensis cultivar V14167 chromosome 1, aradu.V14167.gnm2.J7QH, whole genome shotgun sequence DNA includes these proteins:
- the LOC107482165 gene encoding uncharacterized protein LOC107482165 yields MAAPKRVTLKEAGAPDYVLQPVHVLHPNLNANFKLKTALIHLLPKFHGLPAQDPIRHLKNFHSVCSTTRREGSDEVAIWLFTFPFSLEDKAKEWFYTLHSDVIFDWDLLRRGFLEKFLPAKRMDKLRKEISCIVQGETEPLCEYWERFRKLLDACPNHMIDTHVLLSYICQGMREQDRTLLDSSSNSSLSKYRTTEEAWQLIGDLAESNQHVRRRVNCPKTVNEVSSSSKTTALAKSLGKMTNILKQLQLGQQQPHQQQPPPHPQQYSQQLVHQKVCGICSCYSQYTDECLSLQEDNTLVATHNFYDRPNQGYYQQGSNFNHGYPQQGGNYNQGGGNSNQNWRDNSNQWRDNYQQGGRNNNNN; encoded by the coding sequence ATGGCCGCTCCAAAGAGAGTTACTCTCAAGGAAGCGGGTGCACCAGATTATGTTCTTCAACCCGTTCATGTGCTTCATCCAAACTTGAACGCGAATTTTAAACTCAAGACCGCTTTGATTCACCTCCTACctaagttccatggacttcccgCACAAGATCCTATTCGACATCTCAAGAATTTTCATAGTGTATGCTCAACAACTAGACGGGAAGGATCCGATGAAGTTGCTATATGGTTGTTTactttcccattctctcttgaagATAAAGCTAAAGAGTGGTTTTACACTCTACATAGTGATGTTATTTTCGATTGGGACTTGCTTAGAAGAGGGTTCTTAGAAAAATTCTTGCCCGCGAAAAGGATGGACAAGCTAAGGAAAGAGATCTCATGCATTGTGCAAGGCGAAACGGAACCCCTATGCGAGTATTGGGAGCGGTTTCGCAAACTTCTTGACGCATGCCCCAACCACATGATTGACACTCATGTGTTGCTCAGCTACATATGCCAAGGAATGCGAGAACAAGATAGGACTCTTCTGGATTCCTCTAGCAATAGTTCTTTGTCTAAATATAGGACGACGGAGGAAGCATGGCAACTCATTGGCGACTTGGCCGAGTCCAACCAACATGTTAGACGGAGAGTCAACTGCCCAAAGACTGTGAATGAAGTATCCTCTAGTAGCAAGACCACCGCTCTTGCTAAATCCTTGGGCAAGATGACAAACATCCTAAAGCAACTCCAATTGGGtcaacaacaacctcatcaacaacaacctccaccacaTCCTCAACAATATAGTCAACAATTGGTCCACCAAAAAGTGTGTGGCATTTGTTCTTGCTATTCCCAATACACGGACGAGTGCCTAAGTCTTCAAGAAGACAACACCTTGGTGGCTACCCACAACTTTTATGACCGCCCAAATCAAGGATACTACCAACAAGGCAGCAATTTCAACCATGGGTATCCTCAACAAGGAGGAAACTACAATCAAGGGGGTGGCAATTCTAATCAAAATTGGAGGGATAACTCCAACCAATGGAGGGACAATTACCAACAAGGAGGtaggaacaacaacaacaattga
- the LOC107482154 gene encoding uncharacterized protein LOC107482154, producing MDPPSTSAPQAPNSSAIPSQPQPNSKGGINAITLRSGTQLKEKKVKDPSPIIITQEEEGIEIEEIEEEEEAQVIVEDEETQPTSETPKNKRAVEEEIAQPIPFPTLAKKARKRMKIDPKMVEMFNKVEVTIPLFDAIHQVPKYAKFLKDLCMKKDRILELETIPLGSSISALMGALLEKCDNLGPCLVTCTVDGVQFLDCMCDLGACVSIMPLSVYCILRLPPLKRSAARFVLVYKNIITVTGVAEDVLVNIKGLVFSIDFYVLEMPSSESERASSILIGRPFLRTSSFKFDAYSGTYSFEIDGRVVSFSLEKAMKHPPENHSLFRCDPIDNIVAEVHFAKLDKKHVIEDTSENPSEANALPHPDHPEVQASCQDHKVELKPLPPHLKYSYLNEAHKFPMIIAREPNPQQEEKLLCILRKNKRAIGWSLVDLVGISPQVCEH from the coding sequence ATGGACCCACCCTCCACTTCCGCTCCTCAAGCCCCAAATTCTAGTGCCATTCCCTCTCAACCTCAACCTAATTCCAAAGGTGGCATTAATGCCATTACCTTGAGATCCGGGACTCAATTGAAAGAGAAGAAGGTAAAGGACCCAAGCCCGATCATAATCACTCAAGAGGAGGAGGGAATCGAGatagaagaaatagaagaagaggaggaagcaCAAGTCATAGTTGAGGATGAAGAGACTCAACCAACAAGTGAGACCCCTAAGAATAAGAGAGCCGTGGAGGAAGAAATTGCTCAACCAATCCCATTTCCTACACTTGCAAAGAAAGCTAGGAAGCGTATGAAAATtgaccccaaaatggtagagatGTTTAATAAAGTTGAGGTAACTATCCCTCTCTTCGATGCTATCCatcaagtacctaaatatgcaaaattTCTTAAGGATTTATGCATGAAAAAGGATAGAATTCTTGAGTTAGAGACTATTCCATTGGGGAGTTCTatttctgctttaatgggagcatTACTCGAGAAGTGTGATAATCTGGGCCCGTGCCTGGTCACTTGTACTGTAGATGGGGTTCAATTTCTAGATTGTATGTGTGATCTCGGTGCATGCGTTAGCATTATGCCTCTTTCCGTCTACTGTATATTGAGGCTACCACCATTGAAGAGGTCGGCGGCAAGATTTGTTTTGGTGTACAAGAATATAATAACCGTGACGGGTGTTGCAGAAGATGTATTGGTGAATATAAAAGGGTTGGtgttttcaattgatttttacGTTCTTGAGATGCCATCAAGTGAGTCCGAGAGGGCATCATCTATCCTAATTGGGAGACCATTTTTGAGGACCTCTAGTTTCAAGTTTGATGCCTACTCGGGAACCTACTCGTTTGAAATAGATGGGAGAGTCGTGAGTTTTAGCctagaaaaagcaatgaaacaCCCACCAGAGAATCATTCTCTATTTCGGTGTGACCCAATTGACAACATTGTGGCCGAAGTACATTTTGCAAAGTTAGATAAGAAGCATGTGATTGAAGACACAAGTGAAAACCCAAGTGAAGCGAACGCATTACCCCATCCGGATCATCCGGAAGTTCAAGCCTCATGTCAAGACCATAAGGTAGAATTAAAGCCACTACCACCCCACCTAAAGTACTCATATCTTAATGAAGCCCACAAGTTTCCTATGATTATTGCAAGGGAACCAaatcctcaacaagaagaaaagttgCTATGTATCTTGAGGAAGAACAAAAGGGCCATAGGGTGGAGCTTGGTAGATCTAGTGGGAATAAGCCCCCAAGTATGCGAGCACTAA